DNA sequence from the Chthoniobacterales bacterium genome:
TCCCAGCCGCTGCCCGCGAAAAGCGCCACGAAGTCGCCCGAGCGCAACCCCAGCTCCGCTCTCCGCCGTTCGCGCCTCCCCGGCTCCGCCGGCGGGGCGTCGTAGCCGTTCTCGATCACCGTGATACGCTCGGCGGGATAACTGTAATGAGCCACGATCTCGTCGCGCACCATCCGCGAGTTTGCGATCACCCGCCGCGCTCCTTCCGGGGAAAACAGCGCCCGCTCCAGCCGCAGCAGCTCACGGTGCTTGCGATTCGTCCCGCGCAGCCAGCGCCTCCAGGCGGGCTCGATCGCCGCGCGCCGCTCCAGCCAGGCCGCGTGCACTCCGTCCCCGGCTCGATAGACGTCGCATTCGAAGACCCGTTCCAGGCTCAGCACCACGTCGCAGCCTCCTGCCGCACGCGCGGCCTCTCTCGCGAAAGCCACCGGGGAGCCGCCATTCCCGACGCGGATCACGGACTCGTTCGGCCAGGCCTCCCCCGGCCAATCGCGCGAAGTCACCAGCACGGGCTCATGGCCATCTGCCGCCACTCCCCGCGCGAGCCGCAGCAAATACGCCTCCGCTCCCCCCGTGGGCGAATACCCGCGCCTGATAAAGCCGATCTTCATTCCGCGAAAAATGGTAGGGCGCTTTCGGCGAAAGCGCCGTAGAATTTTCCGCTTCGTGACGACCGACCTCCGCCGCCCCCGATCCCTGCTCTACTCGATTGCCGCCGGCATCGGCGGCAGCGGGCTCGACCAGGTTGCGGCCGAGAGCCTCCGCGCCGCGATCGACGGCGACTTCCTGGGCCGAGCCATCGCCTACGGTGCTAATCTGAAGATCGAAGATCGCAGGTCGAAGGTCGAAAGCCTGAATCTCCATCCCGTCAAGCTACTCTCCTTCCTCGACCGCGAGCACTACATGGGCGCCAAGAAGCACGCCCTCGACCGCCGGACCGCCCATCGCCTCGCCACCGGTCGCCACGACCTTCTCCACACGTGGTCCGGCGATTGCCTCGAGAGCCTTCGCACCGCCAATCGTCTGCGCATCCCCAGCGTGCTCGAGATTCCCACCTGGCACCGCAACAAGGGCAAGGTGAAGAAGGACAAAACCTGGAGCGAGATCCAGCGCGACGCCGCCCGGTTTCCCCGCAGCGTGCTCAACCGCCTTCTCGTCACCCGCCAGCAGGTCATGGAGGAATACGCCCGCGCCACCCTCATTCTCGTGCTGTCGGAAAAAGCCCGCGAGACCTTCCTCGTCGCCGGCCTGCCGGCGGAGAAACTCTTCCTCACTTCACGCGGCGTCGACGTCGACACCTTCACTCCCGCGCCCGCACCACCCGAGAAATTTCGCGCCGTTTTTGTCGGCTCGCTCAGCAAACGCAAAGGCGTTCACCATCTGCTCGACGTGTGGAGACGCCTCGCGCTGCCCGACGCCGAGCTCGTTCTTGTCGGTTCGCCGGGCCGGGAG
Encoded proteins:
- a CDS encoding glycosyltransferase family 4 protein, whose product is MTTDLRRPRSLLYSIAAGIGGSGLDQVAAESLRAAIDGDFLGRAIAYGANLKIEDRRSKVESLNLHPVKLLSFLDREHYMGAKKHALDRRTAHRLATGRHDLLHTWSGDCLESLRTANRLRIPSVLEIPTWHRNKGKVKKDKTWSEIQRDAARFPRSVLNRLLVTRQQVMEEYARATLILVLSEKARETFLVAGLPAEKLFLTSRGVDVDTFTPAPAPPEKFRAVFVGSLSKRKGVHHLLDVWRRLALPDAELVLVGSPGREIAPFLAKAPANVIVRGFVNDVAAELRQAAVHIFPSECEGSAKATYEASACGLPQITTRESGDVVVDGETGLLIPPNDPHALAAAVQRLHADRALAASLGAKGRERVVQNFTWDHFRQRLLAAYDRAFQLAA
- a CDS encoding glycosyltransferase family 4 protein, whose product is MKIGFIRRGYSPTGGAEAYLLRLARGVAADGHEPVLVTSRDWPGEAWPNESVIRVGNGGSPVAFAREAARAAGGCDVVLSLERVFECDVYRAGDGVHAAWLERRAAIEPAWRRWLRGTNRKHRELLRLERALFSPEGARRVIANSRMVRDEIVAHYSYPAERITVIENGYDAPPAEPGRRERRRAELGLRSGDFVALFAGSGWERKGLRTAVEAVRARPEVRLLVAGRGKPFAAPSNVRFLGPRHDLQGDFAAADVFVLPTVYDPFSNACLEALAAGLPVLTTHANGFAEIITEGVHGSIFAPGDVAALGSALHSWRERAAEARERCQALAARYSVAENTRRSLAVLTKRESTPA